In Syngnathus acus chromosome 5, fSynAcu1.2, whole genome shotgun sequence, a genomic segment contains:
- the lactbl1b gene encoding putative beta-lactamase-like 1 isoform X1, translating to MGKAGSKVLREATVDGLQTQTPPTLAAAAVPPAPPPPPSAATVQFQGVTKPKKMKVKWSQVGLVFFLMLSMVMTGCFFWQYQLPKVQPDEGLGDNAKSEMRCPRFPEPVPLQHPIPALKEALEKVDILLRQNINPISLPALSAIVILNDTVLWTGNFGKRNISDVFSGPPNEYTIYRIASLSKIFPTLMLYRLWEEGKIGSLDDPLEKYVDNFTIKNPTGRSRDSELKYVTDGLIFLDSGEVPIRSSSVTLRRMASQLSGLPRRLRATNLLWKGKTQSAITLLQDDVLVADPGTKCHYSNLAFSLLAHVMSERVVKMDYQRWVSENILDRLGMEDTGFDITPGLQGQVAVGVYSNGKPAPLYDLGWYRPSGQMFSTAADLAKLAMMLLGAYHRKLLDPDSLKIMLTPLFRCDKDYFANRTGTPWEVNELLGYEMVRKDGDLDGYSATFSLVPRLKLGLVVLMAGGRSQKQDLVAKAYRHIIPALENAFRETRRVLSAPPNPEAYAGFFTYSNITFYEIKAGSDGVLTMQQFGPQIEELIPQTYRTIKLNYLVERVFKVVFEREYPCVLRVGSATVSLEAQDGQLFNFYAYDKRGVSPGFDAPGLNTYNVVRIARKPSFSS from the exons ATGGGCAAGGCCGGGAGTAAAGTCCTCAGGGAAGCCACTGTGGATGGGCTGCAAACTCAg ACGCCACCTAccctcgccgccgccgctgtccctccggctcctcctcctcctccttccgcCGCCACCGTCCAGTTCCAAGGGGTCACAAAACCCAAGAAGATGAAGGTGAAATGGTCCCAAGTGGGTTTGGTGTTCTTTCTCATGCTCTCCATGGTGATGACGGGATGCTTCTTTTGGCAATATCAGCTTCCAAAGGTGCAACCAG ATGAAGGGCTGGGTGACAATGCCAAATCGGAGATGAGGTGTCCCCGCTTCCCCGAGCCGGTTCCGCTGCAGCATCCTATTCCCGCTCTGAAAGAGGCCCTGGAAAAG GTGGACATTTTGCTTCGTCAGAACATCAATCCAATTAGTCTGCCGGCTCTCTCCGCCATCGTTATCCTGAATGACACTGTTTTATGGACCGGCAATTTTGGCAAAAGGAACATCTCAGATGTATTCTCGGGACCCCCCAATGAGTACACCATCTACAG AATCGCCAGCCTGTCCAAAATCTTCCCCACGCTGATGCTGTACCGCCTGTGGGAAGAGGGCAAGATCGGCTCACTGGATGACCCGCTGGAGAAATACGTGGACAATTTCACCATCAAGAACCCCACGGGGAGGTCGCGTGACTCGGAGCTCAAATACGTGACGGACGGTCTGATCTTCCTGGACAGCGGCGAGGTCCCTATTCGATCCTCCTCGGTGACGCTCCGCAGGATGGCCAGCCAGCTCTCTG GTCTGCCAAGGAGACTCAGAGCAACAAACCTTCTCTGGAAAGGAAAGACTCAGTCGGCAATCACTCTTCTGCAGGATGATGTCCTTGTTGCCGATCCAGGAACCAA ATGTCACTACAGCAATCTCGCCTTCTCGCTGCTGGCACACGTCATGTCTGAGCGAGTGGTCAAAATGGACTACCAGCGTTGGGTTTCGGAGAACATCCTGGACCGCCTGGGCATGGAGGACACAGGATTCGACATCACGCCAGGTCTCCAGGGCCAGGTGGCCGTGGGCGTGTACTCCAACGGAAAGCCCGCTCCGTTGTACGACTTGGGCTGGTATCGCCCGTCGGGTCAGATGTTCTCCACGGCGGCGGACCTGGCCAAGCTGGCCATGATGCTGCTGGGTGCCTATCACCGCAAACTTCTGGATCCCGACTCCTTGAAGATCATGCTTACGCCGCTCTTCCGGTGCGACAAGGACTACTTCGCAAACCGTACGGGGACGCCGTGGGAGGTGAATGAGCTGCTGGGCTACGAGATGGTGCGGAAAGATGGCGACCTGGACGGCTACTCGGCCACATTCTCCCTGGTGCCGCGACTTAAGCTCGGCCTGGTGGTGCTCATGGCCGGGGGTCGTTCCCAAAAGCAGGACTTGGTGGCCAAAGCCTACCGCCACATCATCCCTGCCTTAGAAAACGCCTTCAGGGAAACCCGCAGGGTGCTCTCGGCGCCCCCGAACCCAGAGGCCTACGCGGGCTTCTTTACCTACAGCAACATCACCTTCTACGAAATCAAAGCCGGCTCAGACGGCGTTCTCACCATGCAGCAATTCGGCCCTCAAATCGAAGAGCTGATACCGCAAACGTACCGGACCATAAAGCTCAACTACCTGGTAGAGCGCGTCTTCAAGGTGGTCTTTGAAAGAGAGTACCCCTGCGTCCTCAGGGTAGGTTCAGCCACCGTGTCTTTGGAGGCCCAGGACGGACAACTGTTCAACTTCTACGCGTACGACAAGCGCGGCGTTTCCCCCGGGTTCGACGCGCCGGGTCTGAACACGTACAATGTGGTCAGGATAGCACGCAAGCCGTCCTTCTCCAGCTGA
- the lactbl1b gene encoding putative beta-lactamase-like 1 isoform X2 — protein MKVKWSQVGLVFFLMLSMVMTGCFFWQYQLPKVQPDEGLGDNAKSEMRCPRFPEPVPLQHPIPALKEALEKVDILLRQNINPISLPALSAIVILNDTVLWTGNFGKRNISDVFSGPPNEYTIYRIASLSKIFPTLMLYRLWEEGKIGSLDDPLEKYVDNFTIKNPTGRSRDSELKYVTDGLIFLDSGEVPIRSSSVTLRRMASQLSGLPRRLRATNLLWKGKTQSAITLLQDDVLVADPGTKCHYSNLAFSLLAHVMSERVVKMDYQRWVSENILDRLGMEDTGFDITPGLQGQVAVGVYSNGKPAPLYDLGWYRPSGQMFSTAADLAKLAMMLLGAYHRKLLDPDSLKIMLTPLFRCDKDYFANRTGTPWEVNELLGYEMVRKDGDLDGYSATFSLVPRLKLGLVVLMAGGRSQKQDLVAKAYRHIIPALENAFRETRRVLSAPPNPEAYAGFFTYSNITFYEIKAGSDGVLTMQQFGPQIEELIPQTYRTIKLNYLVERVFKVVFEREYPCVLRVGSATVSLEAQDGQLFNFYAYDKRGVSPGFDAPGLNTYNVVRIARKPSFSS, from the exons ATGAAGGTGAAATGGTCCCAAGTGGGTTTGGTGTTCTTTCTCATGCTCTCCATGGTGATGACGGGATGCTTCTTTTGGCAATATCAGCTTCCAAAGGTGCAACCAG ATGAAGGGCTGGGTGACAATGCCAAATCGGAGATGAGGTGTCCCCGCTTCCCCGAGCCGGTTCCGCTGCAGCATCCTATTCCCGCTCTGAAAGAGGCCCTGGAAAAG GTGGACATTTTGCTTCGTCAGAACATCAATCCAATTAGTCTGCCGGCTCTCTCCGCCATCGTTATCCTGAATGACACTGTTTTATGGACCGGCAATTTTGGCAAAAGGAACATCTCAGATGTATTCTCGGGACCCCCCAATGAGTACACCATCTACAG AATCGCCAGCCTGTCCAAAATCTTCCCCACGCTGATGCTGTACCGCCTGTGGGAAGAGGGCAAGATCGGCTCACTGGATGACCCGCTGGAGAAATACGTGGACAATTTCACCATCAAGAACCCCACGGGGAGGTCGCGTGACTCGGAGCTCAAATACGTGACGGACGGTCTGATCTTCCTGGACAGCGGCGAGGTCCCTATTCGATCCTCCTCGGTGACGCTCCGCAGGATGGCCAGCCAGCTCTCTG GTCTGCCAAGGAGACTCAGAGCAACAAACCTTCTCTGGAAAGGAAAGACTCAGTCGGCAATCACTCTTCTGCAGGATGATGTCCTTGTTGCCGATCCAGGAACCAA ATGTCACTACAGCAATCTCGCCTTCTCGCTGCTGGCACACGTCATGTCTGAGCGAGTGGTCAAAATGGACTACCAGCGTTGGGTTTCGGAGAACATCCTGGACCGCCTGGGCATGGAGGACACAGGATTCGACATCACGCCAGGTCTCCAGGGCCAGGTGGCCGTGGGCGTGTACTCCAACGGAAAGCCCGCTCCGTTGTACGACTTGGGCTGGTATCGCCCGTCGGGTCAGATGTTCTCCACGGCGGCGGACCTGGCCAAGCTGGCCATGATGCTGCTGGGTGCCTATCACCGCAAACTTCTGGATCCCGACTCCTTGAAGATCATGCTTACGCCGCTCTTCCGGTGCGACAAGGACTACTTCGCAAACCGTACGGGGACGCCGTGGGAGGTGAATGAGCTGCTGGGCTACGAGATGGTGCGGAAAGATGGCGACCTGGACGGCTACTCGGCCACATTCTCCCTGGTGCCGCGACTTAAGCTCGGCCTGGTGGTGCTCATGGCCGGGGGTCGTTCCCAAAAGCAGGACTTGGTGGCCAAAGCCTACCGCCACATCATCCCTGCCTTAGAAAACGCCTTCAGGGAAACCCGCAGGGTGCTCTCGGCGCCCCCGAACCCAGAGGCCTACGCGGGCTTCTTTACCTACAGCAACATCACCTTCTACGAAATCAAAGCCGGCTCAGACGGCGTTCTCACCATGCAGCAATTCGGCCCTCAAATCGAAGAGCTGATACCGCAAACGTACCGGACCATAAAGCTCAACTACCTGGTAGAGCGCGTCTTCAAGGTGGTCTTTGAAAGAGAGTACCCCTGCGTCCTCAGGGTAGGTTCAGCCACCGTGTCTTTGGAGGCCCAGGACGGACAACTGTTCAACTTCTACGCGTACGACAAGCGCGGCGTTTCCCCCGGGTTCGACGCGCCGGGTCTGAACACGTACAATGTGGTCAGGATAGCACGCAAGCCGTCCTTCTCCAGCTGA